The Helicobacter sp. 11S03491-1 genome includes a region encoding these proteins:
- a CDS encoding HD domain-containing phosphohydrolase — MRLINIIFKNKIQLQNELESYQIKAGGQEKYFIQIFGSFGKELSQYLVDLLNEQLPGCEILLASCSYQIAESKVSENQICLGISCFLHSEVKTSYFSSHLDESQMAHELFKNFITPRTKLLVVFIEYFSISGEKFLNEIYQLAPNLIVCGGKASGSDMHAVRTLIGNTKGIYTNGIVCATIDSDTLNVQNSHIFGWRAIGLDLKVTKSHKNIIYEINNTPIKEIYRQYLGDSIANNLEKEGWDFPFVFEDREGNLIGRVLDKINDDGSIAYLGEIPEGSHVKFSFGLLGNVKKDLFEEDLNRPRRPQAIYMYSCIGRILFLGTEGINQLLSIFTDINTACGFFTFGEVYHFNHSNVILNLTNTRIILSEEKFDLKPKEKYLDLVWSKESVILNAVTHLLEVTSRELDATTTSLKSYRDLLIEATQHLETDKDLNITYVNDRICKVSGWTREQAIGRSALEFLDEEMAQYTINEVVPTLQKYGVWSGKMSHIKSDGSIYYVNAFIKAIFDKDHQVTSYIVGEVDRTDEEMRQRKLEKDVKFLQYSEEEKQYLLKQYEDLIDKNQSLFRLDLNRNFIYANDTFLEISGFKLEDIIGRNIYEFLTKAQSEQFLKIGKALNEKGIYKGIIEHNRADKTHFYINSVGVYIRNLEGNPIEIMAVGNDITKIIEFQKEIESVQRDIIVAMGTICEGKSRETGNHIKRVAKYSKLLAKLYGCTPEEQKLIEIASPMHDIGKIGIPDLILNKPGKLTPEEFEIMKTHTTIGENMLKGSNRLILETASQIAGSHHEWWAGGGYPKNIKGDVIPLFGRITAVVDVFDAISNDRCYKKAWPLPEVIEYIKNLKGKQFQPELVDLLLGHMDEFLAISNKYKD; from the coding sequence TTGCGATTAATAAATATTATTTTCAAAAACAAAATTCAATTGCAAAATGAGCTGGAAAGTTATCAAATCAAAGCAGGCGGACAAGAGAAGTATTTTATTCAAATTTTTGGTTCTTTTGGTAAGGAATTGTCCCAATATTTGGTTGATCTTCTTAATGAGCAACTTCCCGGATGTGAAATATTGCTTGCTTCGTGTTCTTATCAAATTGCTGAATCTAAAGTATCCGAAAATCAGATTTGTCTGGGAATTTCATGTTTTTTGCATTCTGAAGTGAAAACAAGCTACTTTTCAAGTCATTTAGATGAGTCTCAAATGGCTCATGAACTCTTCAAAAACTTTATCACTCCAAGAACGAAACTTTTAGTTGTTTTTATTGAATATTTTAGTATTTCAGGCGAAAAATTTTTGAATGAGATTTATCAATTAGCCCCTAATTTGATTGTGTGTGGGGGAAAAGCCAGCGGGAGTGATATGCATGCAGTGCGGACGTTAATTGGTAATACCAAGGGCATTTATACCAATGGAATTGTCTGCGCTACGATTGATTCAGATACTTTAAATGTGCAAAATAGCCATATTTTTGGTTGGCGTGCTATTGGTTTAGATCTCAAAGTTACAAAATCACATAAAAATATTATTTATGAAATCAACAATACCCCTATTAAAGAAATTTATCGTCAATATTTAGGAGATAGTATTGCCAATAACCTCGAAAAAGAAGGCTGGGATTTTCCTTTTGTTTTTGAAGATAGGGAAGGGAATTTGATAGGCAGGGTTTTGGATAAAATCAATGATGATGGGAGCATTGCTTATTTAGGTGAAATTCCTGAGGGCAGTCATGTAAAATTTTCTTTTGGTCTGCTTGGTAATGTAAAAAAAGATCTTTTTGAAGAAGATCTAAATCGTCCCAGAAGACCCCAAGCAATTTATATGTATTCTTGTATTGGCAGAATACTATTTTTGGGAACAGAAGGGATCAATCAGCTTTTGAGTATTTTTACAGATATTAATACGGCATGCGGATTTTTCACTTTTGGCGAGGTTTATCATTTCAATCATTCAAATGTGATTTTGAACCTCACAAATACACGTATTATTTTGAGTGAAGAAAAATTTGATCTCAAACCTAAAGAAAAGTATTTGGATTTGGTTTGGAGTAAAGAATCTGTTATTTTAAATGCTGTAACACATTTGCTGGAAGTTACTTCCAGAGAACTTGATGCTACGACCACTTCGCTTAAAAGTTATCGTGATCTTTTGATTGAGGCTACCCAACATCTTGAAACTGATAAGGATTTGAATATTACTTATGTGAATGATAGGATATGTAAAGTTTCAGGTTGGACCAGAGAACAAGCAATAGGTAGGAGTGCTTTGGAATTTTTGGATGAAGAAATGGCTCAATATACAATTAATGAGGTTGTGCCTACACTCCAGAAATATGGTGTTTGGAGTGGAAAAATGAGCCATATAAAATCTGATGGAAGTATTTATTATGTAAATGCTTTTATTAAGGCTATTTTTGACAAAGATCATCAGGTTACTTCTTATATAGTTGGTGAGGTTGATAGGACTGATGAGGAAATGAGGCAAAGAAAGCTTGAAAAAGATGTGAAATTTTTGCAATATTCAGAAGAAGAAAAGCAATATCTTTTAAAGCAATATGAAGATTTAATAGATAAAAATCAAAGCCTTTTTAGGTTGGATTTGAATCGTAATTTTATTTATGCTAATGATACATTTTTGGAGATTTCCGGATTTAAATTAGAAGATATTATAGGGAGAAATATTTATGAGTTTTTGACCAAAGCCCAGAGTGAGCAATTCTTGAAAATTGGCAAAGCGCTGAATGAAAAAGGTATCTATAAGGGCATTATTGAACACAATAGAGCAGATAAAACGCATTTTTATATCAATAGTGTAGGGGTTTATATCCGTAATCTTGAAGGAAATCCTATTGAGATCATGGCAGTAGGGAATGATATTACTAAAATTATTGAATTTCAAAAAGAAATCGAAAGTGTCCAAAGAGATATTATCGTTGCTATGGGAACAATTTGTGAGGGCAAAAGTAGAGAAACAGGCAATCATATCAAAAGAGTGGCAAAATATTCTAAATTGCTTGCCAAACTTTATGGTTGCACCCCAGAAGAACAAAAATTAATAGAAATTGCTTCTCCGATGCATGATATAGGAAAAATAGGAATCCCTGATTTGATTTTGAATAAACCGGGCAAACTTACTCCTGAAGAATTTGAAATAATGAAGACTCACACGACCATTGGAGAAAATATGCTTAAGGGTTCTAATCGTTTGATTCTGGAAACTGCTTCTCAAATTGCAGGGAGTCATCATGAATGGTGGGCAGGAGGAGGCTACCCTAAGAATATTAAAGGTGATGTTATACCTCTTTTTGGTAGAATTACAGCTGTTGTAGATGTATTTGATGCCATTAGTAATGATAGATGTTATAAAAAAGCTTGGCCACTTCCTGAAGTCATTGAATATATCAAGAATCTCAAAGGCAAGCAATTTCAACCTGAATTGGTTGATTTGCTTTTAGGACATATGGATGAATTTTTAGCCATCAGCAATAAATATAAGGATTAA
- the coaBC gene encoding bifunctional phosphopantothenoylcysteine decarboxylase/phosphopantothenate--cysteine ligase CoaBC, translating to MQDLELINNKNILLLVSGSIAAYKALEIASALKKSGANVRVVMSEEAKKFITPLSFEALVHTRVLHAATENWVNTPNEISCNHIAYARWADMALLAPATANTLAKIASGIGDNLVLTTLLACNVPKIVAPAMNTIMFEAPQIQEAITKILGLGFDVIAPRVSLLACDTYGKGAMENVCEIVFRVCRELRKNSFWKDKEVIITGGGSIENIDCVRYLSNYSSGLQASYLAIALYILGAKVSLIASVFPIELPLGIECIYVKSAGSYLEAIHSKTPTKGRAFLFMAAAISDYTPIDPANTKLKKDEIGLEWKIECQKNIDVLQEIDSPNIFKIGFKAECDHANASHSARKLLEKTQDGGKGCEVVCLNIIGNHNPFGAQENEMMFFSKNATRHTGLKSKLEISFEIADFVQNLLC from the coding sequence ATGCAAGATTTAGAGTTGATAAACAATAAGAATATCTTATTGCTAGTTAGTGGTTCTATAGCAGCCTATAAAGCACTTGAGATTGCAAGCGCTTTGAAAAAATCAGGGGCAAATGTGCGTGTAGTTATGAGTGAGGAAGCTAAAAAGTTTATCACTCCTTTATCTTTTGAGGCATTGGTGCATACACGAGTTTTGCATGCAGCAACTGAAAATTGGGTAAATACTCCTAACGAAATATCTTGTAATCACATTGCTTATGCAAGATGGGCAGATATGGCTTTGTTAGCTCCGGCTACAGCTAATACGTTAGCAAAAATAGCCTCAGGGATTGGGGACAATCTTGTCTTAACCACCCTTTTGGCGTGCAATGTTCCTAAAATTGTTGCTCCTGCAATGAATACAATAATGTTTGAAGCACCTCAAATTCAAGAAGCTATCACTAAGATATTAGGACTTGGATTTGATGTGATTGCCCCCAGAGTTTCTCTTTTGGCTTGTGATACTTATGGTAAAGGGGCAATGGAGAATGTTTGTGAAATTGTTTTTAGAGTATGTAGAGAATTAAGAAAAAATTCTTTTTGGAAAGATAAAGAAGTCATTATTACAGGGGGCGGGAGTATTGAAAATATTGATTGTGTACGTTATCTTTCTAATTATTCCAGCGGGCTTCAAGCGAGTTATTTGGCTATAGCATTGTATATTTTAGGAGCAAAAGTAAGTTTAATTGCTTCTGTTTTTCCTATAGAATTGCCTTTAGGGATAGAATGTATATATGTTAAAAGTGCCGGTTCTTATTTGGAAGCTATACATTCAAAAACCCCCACTAAAGGGAGGGCATTTTTATTTATGGCCGCAGCTATTAGTGATTACACTCCCATAGATCCTGCAAATACCAAGCTTAAAAAAGATGAAATTGGATTAGAATGGAAAATAGAGTGCCAAAAAAATATTGATGTTCTTCAAGAGATCGATTCTCCCAATATTTTTAAAATCGGGTTTAAGGCTGAATGTGATCATGCAAATGCATCCCATAGCGCCAGAAAGTTACTTGAAAAGACACAAGATGGAGGTAAGGGTTGTGAAGTGGTATGCCTCAATATTATTGGAAATCATAATCCTTTTGGTGCGCAAGAAAACGAAATGATGTTTTTTTCCAAAAATGCAACACGTCATACAGGATTAAAATCAAAACTTGAGATTAGTTTTGAAATAGCTGATTTTGTCCAAAATTTATTATGCTAG
- the modB gene encoding molybdate ABC transporter permease subunit, producing the protein MDAEFFETMRLTFGLALITTIILLPVGVIVGNYLAFGKGILRVLLETLTWMPLILPPTVLGFYLLLAFSPNYGLGAFLQNYLGIKLVFNFWGLVFGSVIFSFPFMINPLKNALISLPPSLKEASQTLGKGKVYTLLFVLLPNIRASILMAIVTTFAHTVGEFGMVMMIGGDIPGETRVASIAIYTQSEATNYTLANQYALTLCIISFTLLFIVLFIHKKMNNKGIL; encoded by the coding sequence ATTGATGCAGAATTTTTCGAAACTATGCGTTTAACCTTTGGTTTAGCCTTGATTACTACGATTATTTTACTGCCTGTTGGAGTTATTGTGGGGAATTATTTGGCTTTTGGGAAAGGGATTTTAAGAGTTTTGTTAGAGACTTTGACATGGATGCCTTTAATCCTCCCTCCAACGGTTTTGGGATTTTATTTATTACTGGCCTTTTCGCCAAACTATGGGCTAGGTGCTTTTTTGCAAAATTATTTAGGGATCAAGCTGGTTTTTAATTTTTGGGGACTGGTATTTGGGAGTGTGATTTTTTCTTTTCCTTTTATGATCAATCCTCTTAAAAATGCCCTTATTTCTCTCCCGCCTTCTTTAAAAGAAGCGAGTCAAACATTAGGAAAGGGCAAGGTTTATACGTTATTATTCGTGCTTTTACCTAATATTAGAGCGAGTATTTTGATGGCAATAGTTACGACTTTTGCTCATACAGTAGGGGAATTTGGTATGGTTATGATGATAGGGGGGGATATACCGGGAGAGACAAGAGTGGCAAGCATTGCTATTTATACTCAATCAGAAGCGACCAATTATACTCTTGCCAATCAGTATGCCCTCACTCTTTGTATTATTAGCTTTACATTACTTTTTATAGTGCTTTTTATTCACAAAAAGATGAATAATAAAGGGATTTTATGA
- a CDS encoding ATP-binding cassette domain-containing protein, whose product MIVLDFEKKLYGTQGEFVLRVQACFPMGEFISIFGKSGVGKTTILRILSGLETPNKGKIIVGDKVYFDSEKNINLDVQKRKIGFVFQDYALFPHLNVYKNITFGKNNQADVDKIISLMELEPFCQKKISMLSGGQAQRVAIARALASSPDILLLDEPLSAIDGELRLKLQVELKNLSKHFGVSSFLVSHDLGEVFRLSDRVICIENGKISKIGTPDEVFVNKHLSGRIQISGEILKITKSSIVCIADVLIHHAIIRVILSGDEAKKFKVGDCVGVITKAFNPSLVML is encoded by the coding sequence ATGATTGTGCTTGATTTTGAAAAGAAACTTTATGGCACTCAGGGGGAATTTGTTTTGAGGGTTCAGGCTTGTTTTCCTATGGGGGAATTTATTTCTATATTTGGCAAATCAGGAGTGGGCAAAACAACAATTTTACGTATTTTATCCGGGCTTGAGACTCCCAATAAGGGCAAAATAATTGTTGGAGATAAAGTTTATTTTGATTCTGAAAAAAATATCAACCTGGATGTGCAAAAAAGAAAAATCGGTTTTGTTTTTCAAGATTATGCTCTTTTTCCTCATTTGAATGTCTATAAAAACATTACTTTTGGCAAAAATAACCAAGCAGATGTTGATAAAATTATTTCTTTAATGGAATTAGAGCCTTTTTGCCAAAAAAAGATTTCTATGCTTTCCGGTGGGCAAGCTCAAAGGGTAGCTATAGCTAGGGCATTGGCAAGTTCTCCGGATATTTTGCTTTTAGATGAACCCTTAAGCGCTATTGATGGGGAGTTACGATTGAAACTTCAGGTTGAATTAAAAAATTTAAGCAAACATTTTGGAGTAAGTAGTTTTTTAGTTAGCCATGATTTGGGAGAAGTTTTTAGGCTTTCTGATCGTGTTATTTGTATAGAAAATGGCAAAATAAGTAAAATTGGCACGCCTGATGAAGTATTTGTAAATAAGCATTTGAGTGGAAGAATTCAAATAAGTGGAGAAATACTTAAAATCACTAAAAGTTCTATTGTTTGTATTGCAGATGTTTTAATTCATCATGCTATTATTAGAGTTATTCTTTCCGGTGATGAAGCCAAAAAGTTTAAAGTAGGCGATTGCGTAGGAGTTATAACAAAGGCTTTTAACCCTTCTCTTGTTATGTTATAA
- a CDS encoding TOBE domain-containing protein — MNKIPCIIKKILYDEGIAFVRLEFREHFLSAMLLEGNHQLKEGSRAQAIFKETEVMVCDKEYFKISARNRFVSKVLRIEMGQAIARIIFEFEGLEIASLISLEACKELGIEKNKVFQWFVKSSEVMLEYD; from the coding sequence ATGAATAAAATTCCCTGCATAATTAAAAAGATTTTATATGATGAAGGGATTGCGTTTGTGCGCTTAGAGTTTAGAGAACATTTTTTGAGTGCAATGCTTTTAGAAGGGAACCATCAATTAAAAGAGGGAAGTAGAGCGCAAGCTATTTTTAAAGAAACTGAAGTGATGGTTTGTGATAAAGAATATTTTAAAATAAGCGCTAGAAATCGTTTTGTTTCAAAAGTTTTGAGAATAGAGATGGGGCAGGCTATTGCTAGAATTATTTTTGAGTTTGAGGGGTTAGAGATTGCCTCTTTGATTTCTTTAGAAGCATGCAAAGAGCTTGGTATAGAGAAAAATAAGGTTTTTCAGTGGTTTGTAAAATCTTCAGAAGTGATGCTTGAATATGATTGA
- the pseB gene encoding UDP-N-acetylglucosamine 4,6-dehydratase (inverting), producing the protein MINGKTILITGGTGSFGKKFVQTILENHEPKKIIIYSRDELKQYEMANIFNDKRMRYFIGDVRDKERLESALRGVDICIHAAALKHVPIAEYNPMECIKTNIQGAGNVINAALVNGVEHVVALSTDKAANPINLYGATKLCSDKLFVTANNIKGAQKSKFSVVRYGNVVGSRGSVIPFFKRLIAQGAKELPITDERMTRFWITLDEGVHFVLQSLERMYGGEIFVPKIPSMKIIDLAHALAPHLQIKIIGIRPGEKLHEVMIPKDDSHLTLEFEKFFILTPTINFQTPVNYAQTLKGEVGKSVSEGFEYSSDGNKYWLDEQTILKMSSGISF; encoded by the coding sequence ATAATTAATGGTAAAACAATTTTAATTACAGGGGGAACAGGTAGTTTTGGAAAGAAATTTGTCCAAACAATTTTAGAAAACCATGAACCTAAAAAAATTATTATTTATAGTCGTGATGAATTGAAACAATACGAAATGGCGAATATTTTTAATGATAAAAGAATGCGATATTTTATTGGAGATGTCAGGGATAAGGAGAGATTAGAGAGTGCTTTAAGAGGAGTAGATATTTGTATCCATGCTGCTGCACTCAAACATGTTCCTATTGCTGAATACAACCCAATGGAATGTATCAAGACTAATATACAAGGTGCCGGCAATGTTATTAATGCAGCTTTGGTCAATGGTGTGGAGCATGTTGTTGCCCTAAGCACCGATAAAGCAGCCAATCCCATCAATCTCTATGGGGCGACCAAACTTTGTAGTGATAAACTTTTTGTAACTGCTAATAACATCAAGGGTGCGCAAAAGTCTAAATTTAGCGTAGTGCGTTATGGTAATGTTGTAGGGAGTAGAGGGAGTGTTATTCCTTTTTTTAAACGTTTGATTGCGCAGGGAGCAAAAGAGCTTCCAATCACTGATGAAAGAATGACGCGTTTTTGGATTACCCTTGATGAAGGTGTTCATTTTGTGCTTCAAAGCTTAGAGCGAATGTATGGAGGGGAAATTTTTGTTCCTAAAATTCCCAGTATGAAAATCATTGATCTAGCCCATGCCCTAGCCCCACATCTTCAAATCAAAATCATAGGGATTAGACCGGGTGAAAAACTTCATGAAGTGATGATTCCCAAAGATGATTCGCATTTGACTTTAGAGTTTGAAAAGTTTTTTATCCTTACCCCGACGATTAATTTTCAAACACCTGTTAATTATGCCCAAACTCTTAAGGGTGAGGTAGGTAAAAGCGTGTCAGAAGGATTTGAATACAGTAGTGATGGGAATAAATATTGGCTTGATGAACAAACCATTTTAAAAATGAGTTCCGGTATATCCTTTTAG
- the modA gene encoding molybdate ABC transporter substrate-binding protein, with protein MKKLLWILCLIGGILLGREANIAAAANLRYVLNELQKEFSSSHANDKLQISYSSSGKAYTQIIQGAPIDLFVSADEEFPQKLYAQGKAPQKEQIYAQGVLVLWSANPEIKITSLEILTSPNIKHVAIPNPKLAPYGRAAQEVLEKINLDKTLAFKLINATSISQAHQFVATRSAELGFGAFSLIDKADKKVSYYIVDKSLYAPINQALVLTNYGKNNTLAKEFKDFILSPKAKKIFEKYGYIVNE; from the coding sequence GTGAAAAAATTATTATGGATATTGTGTTTGATAGGGGGGATATTATTGGGTAGAGAGGCTAATATTGCTGCTGCTGCAAATCTCCGGTACGTCTTAAACGAATTACAAAAAGAGTTTTCCTCTAGCCATGCAAATGATAAGCTTCAAATAAGTTATTCTTCATCGGGCAAGGCTTACACGCAGATCATACAAGGAGCTCCTATTGATTTGTTCGTTTCTGCCGATGAAGAATTTCCTCAAAAACTTTATGCACAAGGCAAAGCCCCTCAAAAAGAACAAATATACGCACAAGGAGTGCTTGTGCTTTGGAGTGCAAATCCGGAAATTAAAATAACATCTCTAGAGATTCTTACAAGTCCAAATATCAAGCATGTTGCTATCCCGAACCCAAAATTAGCCCCCTATGGAAGGGCAGCTCAAGAAGTCCTGGAAAAAATCAATCTTGATAAAACACTCGCTTTTAAACTTATCAATGCCACTTCTATTTCCCAAGCCCATCAATTTGTCGCAACAAGAAGCGCAGAATTGGGTTTTGGCGCTTTTTCTCTCATTGATAAGGCAGATAAAAAAGTCAGTTATTATATAGTTGATAAATCTCTTTATGCTCCAATCAATCAAGCATTAGTTTTGACAAATTATGGCAAGAATAATACCCTGGCCAAAGAATTTAAAGATTTTATCTTAAGTCCCAAAGCAAAAAAAATATTTGAAAAATATGGTTATATTGTGAATGAATAA
- a CDS encoding outer membrane protein transport protein, producing the protein MKKILWVLLMSSFAFGNGFKIQEQSLNATALSSAYVAGAGGADASYYNPANMGFKNDWGENKSEFEIATSLITIPGFKFNVPTTNQGLRSKTVVQLKGLASVAGSQTVNIDHMDPDPQVVFGSTEVTNFILPKFFYKSRTHNGLTFGASFIAPSGLAMNWADKGGEFLQDVFIMMIEFAPSVSYTIGDRFSVGFAPRFLYAMGSFNNVVYVPMRWKDGQKPAGTGSTCTDSVNSCIELTGSDFDKLGSNNDERLAALQATGLMTSSQVTMLKGLLDAGNVTGGLFGTLPKSLKDVIATSTTTMYGSSKVYQKSQGKAVSAGYRLSASLRVFDNGMFSVVYNSPVKFNMKGDLSATTYIGGTIGNVLTETTLDIAVTVPEILSVAYAQTFFKNHLRIEGVYERTFWSRGSKFLVTPDFANATYTGLSGLVANKGLFTNKKLASMVGLADFAGVMNMGAGWRDTNTYRLGVTYMGKALRLMGSLAYDEAPSPQDKIGIPDSDGYMIGVGAKYNFRGFDLGIAYSVTFKDNRRSMYQSDGLGQLKIATMSLGYRW; encoded by the coding sequence ATGAAGAAGATTTTGTGGGTTTTGTTAATGTCCTCTTTTGCTTTTGGAAATGGATTTAAAATCCAAGAGCAAAGCCTGAATGCCACTGCGCTAAGTTCGGCATATGTTGCAGGTGCCGGAGGGGCAGATGCAAGTTATTATAACCCTGCAAATATGGGATTTAAAAATGATTGGGGTGAAAATAAAAGTGAGTTTGAGATTGCCACCTCACTCATTACAATTCCGGGATTTAAATTTAATGTGCCTACGACAAATCAAGGACTAAGATCGAAAACTGTTGTGCAATTAAAAGGACTGGCAAGTGTTGCAGGATCTCAGACTGTGAATATAGATCATATGGATCCTGATCCTCAAGTTGTTTTTGGTTCAACTGAGGTTACCAATTTCATTTTGCCTAAATTTTTTTATAAATCTCGCACGCACAATGGACTTACTTTTGGAGCAAGCTTTATTGCCCCTTCAGGATTGGCAATGAATTGGGCAGATAAGGGTGGGGAGTTTTTGCAAGATGTATTTATTATGATGATTGAGTTTGCTCCAAGTGTGAGTTATACAATTGGCGATCGTTTCTCAGTAGGGTTTGCCCCAAGATTTTTGTATGCAATGGGGAGTTTCAACAATGTTGTTTATGTGCCCATGCGTTGGAAAGATGGACAAAAACCTGCCGGCACAGGAAGCACTTGTACAGATTCCGTAAATTCTTGTATTGAGCTTACCGGATCAGACTTTGACAAATTAGGAAGCAATAATGATGAACGTTTGGCTGCATTGCAAGCTACCGGATTAATGACTTCAAGCCAAGTAACAATGTTGAAGGGGTTATTGGATGCCGGGAATGTTACCGGGGGGCTATTTGGCACATTGCCCAAAAGTCTCAAAGATGTTATAGCCACTTCTACAACAACAATGTATGGTTCTTCAAAAGTTTATCAAAAATCTCAAGGAAAGGCTGTTTCGGCAGGTTATCGTTTATCTGCATCTTTGAGAGTATTTGATAACGGTATGTTTTCGGTGGTATATAACTCTCCGGTGAAATTCAACATGAAAGGGGATTTGTCAGCTACTACTTATATTGGTGGGACAATAGGGAATGTTCTTACTGAAACAACTCTTGATATTGCTGTAACAGTCCCTGAAATTTTGAGTGTTGCTTATGCTCAGACATTTTTTAAAAATCATTTGCGAATAGAAGGCGTATATGAAAGGACTTTTTGGAGTAGGGGAAGTAAATTTTTAGTAACTCCTGATTTTGCTAATGCTACTTATACGGGATTGAGTGGTTTAGTAGCCAATAAAGGTTTATTTACCAATAAAAAACTTGCAAGTATGGTTGGATTGGCTGATTTTGCCGGTGTGATGAATATGGGGGCAGGTTGGAGGGATACGAATACTTATCGTTTGGGTGTTACTTATATGGGCAAGGCTTTGCGTTTGATGGGTTCTTTGGCTTATGATGAAGCTCCCAGCCCTCAAGACAAGATAGGAATCCCTGATTCGGATGGATATATGATAGGGGTTGGAGCAAAATATAATTTCAGAGGTTTTGACTTGGGGATAGCTTATTCAGTAACTTTCAAAGACAATAGACGCAGCATGTATCAATCTGATGGACTTGGACAATTAAAAATTGCTACAATGAGCTTAGGCTATCGTTGGTAA
- a CDS encoding LysR family transcriptional regulator has protein sequence MDICLRFWIKEENKNFLGKGRVELLEHIKASGSISKAAKTMKMSYKAAWDSIDSMNHLIQGNIVESISGGKGGGGTIVTPQGEKAIVVFKKLEKMLYGLEDLLGDSQNLDELEKNIAFLEAKLFN, from the coding sequence ATGGATATTTGTTTGCGCTTTTGGATCAAAGAAGAGAATAAAAATTTTTTAGGTAAAGGCAGAGTAGAGTTGCTTGAGCATATCAAAGCGAGCGGTTCTATTTCAAAAGCGGCAAAGACAATGAAAATGAGTTATAAAGCAGCATGGGATAGTATTGATAGCATGAATCATCTTATTCAGGGAAATATAGTAGAGAGCATAAGTGGTGGTAAAGGGGGTGGGGGAACTATCGTTACCCCACAGGGTGAAAAAGCTATTGTAGTTTTTAAAAAACTTGAAAAAATGCTTTATGGATTAGAAGATTTACTTGGGGATTCACAAAATTTAGATGAATTAGAAAAAAATATCGCCTTTTTGGAAGCAAAACTTTTTAATTAA
- a CDS encoding LPP20 family lipoprotein, with protein MTRRLLNNSAFLVASIGLAGCNSLLTPSSDDTSLIPPSAVYQPGGIQAPIYPPTGFSNPNLNAGNLQPRRDYEVPLPDTRFDNSNDSIAPKNADPMIPNTPILTPTNVIELSAVGMGVAPESTISPSQALALAKRAAIVDAYRQLGEKMYGIRVNAQDTVRDMVLQNSTVKTKVQALIRNAEITETVYKDGLCQVSMELKLDGRVWYRALSGGRG; from the coding sequence ATGACAAGAAGGTTATTGAATAATTCAGCTTTTTTAGTAGCGAGTATCGGATTAGCAGGATGTAATTCATTGCTAACTCCCTCATCTGATGATACAAGCTTGATCCCTCCATCAGCAGTATATCAACCCGGTGGCATTCAAGCTCCTATTTATCCCCCCACAGGGTTTAGCAATCCCAATCTCAATGCAGGCAATCTGCAACCCAGACGCGATTATGAAGTCCCTTTGCCTGATACGCGTTTTGATAATTCAAATGATTCAATTGCACCTAAAAATGCCGATCCAATGATTCCAAATACGCCAATCTTAACGCCTACAAATGTGATTGAATTAAGCGCTGTGGGTATGGGTGTTGCTCCGGAATCAACTATTTCTCCTTCACAAGCTTTGGCATTAGCAAAACGCGCAGCTATTGTAGATGCTTACAGACAATTAGGTGAAAAAATGTATGGTATTCGTGTAAATGCTCAAGATACTGTTCGAGATATGGTTTTGCAAAATTCTACTGTTAAAACAAAAGTACAAGCCCTTATCCGTAACGCAGAAATTACAGAGACTGTGTATAAAGATGGCTTATGCCAAGTAAGCATGGAGCTTAAACTTGATGGGAGAGTGTGGTATCGTGCATTAAGTGGTGGTCGCGGTTAA